The DNA region TCATCGGGACCTTTGCACACGATCAAGGGTAATTTTGTGGCGATAAAAACGGATGTGCGTTTTTTGTGCTTCCCAAGAATTGTCCCCAAGGTTTCCTCGCTATTTGGGTATATATACGCGGTGTCAAAATAATTTACCCCCCCGTCAATCGCCGCCAGGATCATCCGTTCTGTTTCGGCCATATTCCGTGAAAACCGCATGCATCCAAGCCCCAGTATTGACAGCTTATTTCCTGAAACTTTATCTTCCCGGTATTGCATATAGGATCTCCTGTTTTTCGGTTTTTTCCACCAGGTTCCTCACCGTCCCAGAAAAGACAGCTTGCCGCCGAATTTGTGCCACTTGCCTGAGTCCCGTTTGTTTCCCTCTTCAATAATGTTAAAGATAAAGGTACCGAGGGCGTTGTCCTCCCCGGCTTCGGAGGCGGAAAAACCGTAGACTTGGTAGGGTTCGTTCCGGGAGGAATCCATGAGCCCCTGAGCGAAGGCGCGGAAGGATGCGGCCACCGGGGGGCCGATAAGATCAACCGGATCATCCCTGCCGCCCCCTGAGCCGATGTCCGCCAGTACCAGTGCCAGGGCACCCGCCCCATGGGCCTTGAAAACTGTAGCCAGTTCCTTTACCAGAAAAAACCAGCCTTTGATATAATCGTTGATGATGATCTCCAGGTTGGCAGGGTTCAGGTTTTCTGCGCTCTTCCGCACCGCCGGGGGTGTGCAGACCAGGATGGCTTCACTAAGCTGTCCCAGCCGGTTTTCCGCCCCAAGCACCATGGTACGTGCCGAGACGGGGCTGCCGGGGTTCCAGTCCAAGGGGATGGGGCCGGTCCCTTCAGGCGCCTTCGCCGAGGCAGGCCTGTTTTCCAGCGGGTAGGGCAGGCGGTTAGGGATAATGGCCGCTACAAAGCGATCCACCCGCCGCCCCGTCTCGGAGGCAATTGCGGCGGAAAGGGTGGATTCGTTTCCGGCGATGAGAATTCCTCTGGTCATCGGCTAATTACTCCTCACACCCATTCTACCGCATTAAAACCACGAATGACAGGGCACCGGGCATTGCTAGAAAAGCCCTTAAAATTCCGCAGTTTTTGCGGCGATAAATTCCTTTTCAATCTCCTCCGAGGGCTTGGGAGTTGCCAGGCTGACCAGGAAGATCGCCAGACAGGACAGGATGAACGCGGGGAGGAGCTCGTATACCCCAAAGGCGCCCCCGATCTTGCTGATGAATTCCTTCCAGATGATCACCATGCCGCCGCCGGTGAGCATTCCTGCGATGGCCCCTTGCAGAGTGGTCCGTTTCCAGAACAGGGAGAAAAGGATCAGGGGGCCGAAGGCGGCGCCCAGGCCAGCCCAGGCGTAGGAGACGATGCGGAAGATCGACTGGTTGCCCGAAAGGGCGATGGCCACCCCGAAGATGGTTACCAGGAGCATGGTGATCCGGGCCACCCACATTACCAGGCTTTCGCTGGCGTCCTTTTTAACAAGCCCCTTGAAGATGTCGTTGGCCAGGGCTGAGGAAGCGATGAGCATATAGGAGTCAGAAGAACTCATGGAGGCCGCCAGGACCCCGGAAATCACCAGCCCTGCCAGGAGGGGCGGGAAAAAGTCCACGGCCAGATGGATGAAGATGGTTTCCGAATTTCCCGCTGTATTGAGCAGGGCGGGCATATAGGCCCTCCCGATAAGGCCGATGGCCACTGCGGCAAAAAGGGAGACGAAGCACCAGGTCACCGCGATAAGCCGGGATTGGGCAATTTTAGAGGATTTGCGTATGGCCATAAACCGGAGCAGCACCTGGGGCATACCGAAATAGCCCAGCCCCCAAGCCATGCAGGAAACGATGTTGAGCAGGGAATAGTTTGCCCCGGGGCCAAAAGAGGGCTTCCCGTTCACCAGGGCCTGGACCCCTGCGGCTTTCCCCGAAGCATCCAGGGGGGTGGCTATACCGAAGATATCTGTAAACCGGGGGAAATTCTTGAGGTTTTCAGAAACCCCCGCCAAGCCCCCGGCATGGGAAACCCCGAAACCCAGGACCAGGATTAGGACCAGGATCATCATCAGGCCCTGGATAAAGTCGGTAGTGCTCTCCGCCAGAAAGCCTCCCAGAAGGGTATAGACCATCACCAGGGCCGCTCCCAGGATGACCATGGCGGTATAGTAGTCTTCCGCCCCAAAGACGTAACCAAAGAGTTTCCCGAAGGTGACAAACTGGGAGCCCGCATAAATAGAGAAGAACACCAGGATCACCAGGGCGGCAATGGACATGAGGATGCGCTTTTTGTCATGGAAGCGGTTGCTGAAGAAGGTCGGCAGGGTGATGGCGTTATCCGCCACCTGGGAATAGGCGCGGAGCCGTTTTGCCACGAGCTGCCAGTTGATCCAGGTCCCGATAAAGAGCCCCAGGGCGGTCCAGAAGGCCTCCCCCATCCCGGTAAAGTAGGCCACCCCGGGCAACCCCATGAGGAGCCAGCCGCTCATATCCGATGCCTCGGCGCTCATAGCCGCCACCCAGGGCCCGAGCCCCCGTTTCCCAAGGAAAAACTCCTCGGGGTTACTGTTACTCCGCTGGGCATACCACAAACCGATGACGATCATCACCACCAGATAGGCTCCCATCCCAATCAGGGTCTGAATATTGGACGCAGACATAGCGTATCCTCCTTGTTATAGCATGGTGCCAGATAAAAATTGACTTTTGGAACCAGCCATAGAATTTATACCGGAAAAAGAGGGGAAATGTATACCGTATGGCAAAAAAATTGAAAATAAACGGAG from Treponema primitia ZAS-2 includes:
- the putP gene encoding sodium/proline symporter PutP → MSASNIQTLIGMGAYLVVMIVIGLWYAQRSNSNPEEFFLGKRGLGPWVAAMSAEASDMSGWLLMGLPGVAYFTGMGEAFWTALGLFIGTWINWQLVAKRLRAYSQVADNAITLPTFFSNRFHDKKRILMSIAALVILVFFSIYAGSQFVTFGKLFGYVFGAEDYYTAMVILGAALVMVYTLLGGFLAESTTDFIQGLMMILVLILVLGFGVSHAGGLAGVSENLKNFPRFTDIFGIATPLDASGKAAGVQALVNGKPSFGPGANYSLLNIVSCMAWGLGYFGMPQVLLRFMAIRKSSKIAQSRLIAVTWCFVSLFAAVAIGLIGRAYMPALLNTAGNSETIFIHLAVDFFPPLLAGLVISGVLAASMSSSDSYMLIASSALANDIFKGLVKKDASESLVMWVARITMLLVTIFGVAIALSGNQSIFRIVSYAWAGLGAAFGPLILFSLFWKRTTLQGAIAGMLTGGGMVIIWKEFISKIGGAFGVYELLPAFILSCLAIFLVSLATPKPSEEIEKEFIAAKTAEF